From one Nitrospira sp. MA-1 genomic stretch:
- a CDS encoding chlorite dismutase family protein — protein MAGAEEAAKQQFVNFAFYKVDPLWRRLPKEVRDQGKQEFVRAAEEYTGKVIVVPYTTTGIRGDCDFLLWRISYDLEMFQEMSSKLLATGLGQYLTTPYSYLSMTKRSIYVDHHVHEGQESRRLKISPGRAKYIFVYPFEKTREWYLLTKAARQGMMDEHIAIGHKYPSVKLNTTYSFGLDDQEFVVAFETDSPQDFLDLVMELRSTEGSRYVKRDIPIFTCIMKSLKEVVETVGG, from the coding sequence ATGGCCGGTGCCGAAGAGGCTGCCAAACAACAATTTGTCAATTTTGCTTTCTATAAAGTCGACCCTTTATGGAGACGTCTTCCCAAAGAGGTGCGGGACCAGGGCAAACAAGAATTTGTCCGCGCAGCGGAAGAATATACTGGTAAAGTCATTGTCGTGCCTTACACCACAACAGGCATTCGAGGCGATTGCGACTTTCTGTTGTGGCGAATTAGCTATGACCTGGAAATGTTTCAAGAAATGAGTTCAAAACTCTTGGCTACAGGATTGGGGCAATACCTTACTACCCCGTATTCCTATCTTTCCATGACGAAACGATCCATATACGTAGACCATCATGTGCATGAGGGCCAGGAAAGTCGAAGATTGAAAATTTCTCCCGGCCGTGCGAAATATATCTTTGTGTATCCATTTGAAAAAACCAGAGAGTGGTATCTGCTCACCAAAGCTGCCCGCCAAGGCATGATGGATGAACATATTGCTATTGGGCACAAGTACCCCTCGGTCAAACTCAATACCACCTATTCGTTTGGTTTGGATGACCAGGAATTTGTGGTGGCCTTTGAAACCGACTCTCCCCAGGACTTTCTGGACCTCGTCATGGAATTACGCTCTACCGAAGGCAGCCGTTACGTCAAACGTGACATCCCAATTTTCACTTGTATAATGAAAAGTCTTAAAGAAGTTGTCGAAACCGTGGGCGGGTAA
- a CDS encoding CinA family nicotinamide mononucleotide deamidase-related protein has product MKLFHAEIIAVGSELLLGGRIDSNSVFVGHLLAECGIEVRKKISVGDQKGEIQEALRGALKRAHVIVLTGGLGSTLDDCTREAVAETFRCPLIKRKRAYDNLKACYRRFGRPVTPILAKQAFLPSGATMLANTVGTASGFLMRQGQTVIVVLPGVPREAKVMMIDQVQPILRKIFKSKRHYWLHTFHTFGLPETDVQKALSAVLREDGPIQFGLLASPRGVTVTVSCWMVSDSQSFAKERSPFFPEWADLVRQVRECIGPWLFAEGERTMEEIVGEALRGLSWTVAVAESCTGGLVAHRLTGVPGSSLYVDRGVVSYSNEAKQELVGVPASTLRRYGAVSSQVALAMAKGIRRRSRVNVGVGVTGIAGPDGGSLDKPVGLVYGAIDGPQGPRWYRWQFHGDRAEITLKTSQAVLDLIRRYANEASF; this is encoded by the coding sequence ATGAAGCTTTTTCATGCCGAAATCATTGCCGTGGGCTCGGAATTGCTTCTGGGCGGGCGAATCGATAGTAATTCGGTATTTGTTGGACATCTTCTCGCGGAATGTGGGATTGAGGTTCGGAAAAAGATCTCTGTTGGTGATCAGAAAGGTGAGATTCAAGAAGCCCTTCGTGGGGCACTGAAGCGCGCTCATGTAATTGTCTTGACCGGTGGACTCGGTTCAACACTCGATGATTGTACCCGAGAGGCTGTAGCCGAAACCTTTCGATGTCCATTGATTAAACGCAAAAGAGCGTATGACAATCTCAAAGCGTGCTATCGACGATTTGGAAGACCGGTCACGCCAATATTGGCCAAACAGGCGTTTCTTCCTTCCGGAGCCACGATGTTGGCCAATACCGTGGGCACGGCATCAGGTTTTTTAATGCGCCAGGGGCAAACGGTCATTGTGGTGTTACCAGGTGTTCCTCGCGAAGCCAAAGTTATGATGATTGATCAGGTTCAACCGATACTCAGGAAGATTTTTAAGAGCAAAAGACACTATTGGTTGCATACCTTTCATACCTTTGGATTACCGGAAACCGATGTCCAAAAGGCATTGAGTGCTGTTTTGAGGGAAGATGGACCTATCCAATTTGGCCTCCTGGCCTCGCCCAGGGGAGTGACGGTGACGGTGAGTTGTTGGATGGTCAGCGACTCCCAATCTTTTGCGAAGGAAAGGTCCCCCTTCTTTCCGGAATGGGCTGACCTAGTCCGTCAGGTACGTGAATGTATAGGACCATGGCTCTTTGCGGAAGGTGAACGCACCATGGAGGAAATCGTCGGAGAAGCTCTGCGAGGTCTTTCCTGGACGGTTGCGGTCGCCGAATCCTGTACCGGAGGGTTAGTAGCTCATCGCCTAACCGGCGTACCTGGAAGTTCGCTGTATGTGGATAGGGGAGTCGTGTCCTACAGTAATGAAGCGAAACAAGAACTTGTGGGGGTTCCTGCATCGACCCTTCGGCGGTATGGGGCGGTGAGCTCGCAGGTAGCCTTGGCTATGGCCAAAGGAATACGAAGGCGAAGCCGAGTCAATGTAGGGGTGGGGGTCACAGGAATTGCCGGTCCTGATGGAGGTAGCCTAGACAAACCAGTGGGTCTGGTATATGGCGCGATTGATGGTCCGCAAGGTCCGCGGTGGTATCGTTGGCAGTTTCATGGGGACCGCGCGGAAATTACACTGAAGACATCTCAGGCTGTTTTGGATTTAATTCGTCGATATGCTAATGAAGCTTCATTCTAA
- the thpR gene encoding RNA 2',3'-cyclic phosphodiesterase → MKLHSNRNSLRVFLAVELSLDLCRKVSEFQQQLQNFLPHVNWVRPESIHLTLKFLGNVDASMVDQVLTALEPIGKSQPPFTLEIQGLGVFPHVRRPRILWIGCTGDIPALLNLVSGVEGALDPLDFPSEEKPYVPHLTLARIKHDNSQVGKVLTHSGLLEQPQNLGILPVARITLFRSNVTTIGVEYIPLWAVPLNEAVSNFSS, encoded by the coding sequence ATGAAGCTTCATTCTAACCGGAATAGTCTGAGAGTTTTTCTTGCGGTGGAACTCTCCTTGGACCTGTGCCGGAAAGTGAGTGAGTTTCAACAACAGCTTCAGAACTTCTTGCCCCATGTCAATTGGGTTCGCCCTGAATCGATTCATCTCACCCTGAAATTTCTTGGTAATGTTGACGCTAGCATGGTGGACCAGGTTTTGACCGCTCTTGAGCCCATCGGAAAAAGTCAGCCGCCTTTCACATTAGAGATTCAGGGCCTGGGGGTTTTTCCACACGTTCGACGTCCACGGATATTGTGGATTGGATGCACGGGAGACATTCCTGCCTTGCTTAATCTTGTTTCCGGGGTCGAGGGCGCGTTGGACCCGTTAGACTTTCCCTCCGAGGAGAAGCCCTATGTTCCTCATTTGACCCTGGCCAGGATTAAACATGACAATTCTCAGGTGGGTAAGGTACTGACTCATTCGGGCTTGTTGGAACAACCTCAGAATCTTGGGATATTACCTGTTGCCCGGATCACTCTTTTTCGCAGTAATGTGACCACGATCGGTGTGGAATATATTCCTCTGTGGGCGGTGCCATTAAATGAGGCAGTATCAAATTTCTCAAGTTAA
- the recA gene encoding recombinase RecA: MAERVTPQKETQKDGKKRALDLALTQIEKQFGKGAIMKLGTDNVPHDIPVISTGSLGLDMALGIGGLPRGRVIEVFGPESSGKTTLCLHAIAEAQKAGGAAAFVDAEHALDISYARKLGVQTDDLLVAQPDTGEQALEITETLVRSGALDIIVVDSVAALVPRAEIEGEMGDSHMGLQARLMSQALRKLTGAISKSQASVVFINQIRMKIGVMFGSPETTTGGNALKFYSSVRLDIRRIESIKDGQDVMGSRVRVKVVKNKMAPPFKQAEFDVMFAEGISKVGELVDLGVERRIVDKAGAWYSYKEERLGQGREAVKTFLKSNPDIAKDIDTQLRNSYGLSVEAQQKEESSPPASSSGKKSTGDRD, from the coding sequence ATGGCAGAACGCGTAACTCCTCAAAAAGAAACACAAAAAGACGGAAAAAAACGAGCATTGGATTTAGCTCTGACCCAAATTGAAAAGCAATTTGGCAAAGGGGCGATCATGAAGCTAGGGACGGACAACGTTCCTCATGATATTCCTGTTATTTCTACAGGGTCTCTTGGGCTTGATATGGCGCTGGGAATCGGTGGGTTGCCACGAGGTCGCGTCATTGAGGTGTTCGGGCCGGAATCGTCCGGGAAAACCACGCTGTGCTTGCATGCGATTGCCGAAGCTCAGAAGGCCGGAGGGGCGGCCGCCTTTGTTGATGCTGAGCATGCGTTGGATATTTCCTATGCCAGAAAGCTGGGTGTGCAGACGGATGATCTGCTGGTGGCCCAGCCGGATACGGGTGAGCAGGCTTTGGAAATCACCGAAACGTTGGTTCGAAGCGGAGCGTTAGATATCATTGTCGTGGATTCAGTTGCAGCCCTGGTTCCTCGTGCCGAAATTGAAGGGGAGATGGGCGATTCCCATATGGGGCTTCAGGCGAGATTGATGTCACAGGCCTTGAGAAAATTAACCGGGGCCATTTCAAAATCTCAAGCGTCGGTAGTGTTTATCAATCAGATTCGTATGAAAATTGGGGTGATGTTTGGTAGCCCTGAGACCACGACCGGCGGCAACGCGTTGAAGTTTTATTCTTCAGTGCGGTTGGATATTCGCCGGATTGAATCGATTAAAGATGGTCAGGATGTGATGGGGAGTCGGGTACGAGTGAAAGTGGTTAAAAATAAAATGGCCCCACCCTTCAAGCAAGCCGAATTTGATGTCATGTTTGCGGAAGGTATCTCTAAAGTTGGGGAATTAGTGGATTTAGGCGTTGAGCGTCGAATCGTGGATAAAGCCGGAGCCTGGTATTCGTATAAGGAGGAACGGTTGGGGCAGGGCCGGGAGGCGGTCAAAACATTTTTGAAAAGTAATCCGGATATTGCCAAGGATATCGACACGCAATTACGAAACAGCTATGGCCTCTCCGTGGAGGCTCAACAAAAAGAGGAATCATCTCCCCCTGCCAGTTCTAGTGGAAAAAAATCAACAGGGGATCGTGACTGA
- the alaS gene encoding alanine--tRNA ligase encodes MIATSLELRQAFVSYFSTRGHTVVPSGPLIPQADPTLLFTNAGMNQFKGVFLGEESRPYSRAVSIQKCMRAGGKHNDLENVGFTRRHHTFFEMLGNFSFGDYFKEEAIAFGWEFLTQIAGLPADRMWVTVFRDDQEAYDLWHTRMGISESRLVRLGEKDNFWQMGETGPCGPCSEILIDQGEAFGCGRPTCAVGCDCDRYLEIWNLVFMQFDRDLAGTLHPLPKPSIDTGMGLERLAAVTQGVSSNYDSDVFLPILERIGKATSQEYGASLSADRSMRVIADHLRAMTFLITDGVLPSNEGRGYVLRRIMRRASRHGRLLGMEREFLYDLVPSVVDRMDSVYPDLRSMKDTVCEIVQGEEARFIGTLEQALPLLNQILTEAKQKGSQILDGEAVFKLYDTYGFPLDLVEDAAREEGLAIDHDGYQQALEAQRDRARKTARFSQGDSRSALVSALEQFPLTQFVGYAQQEGRGRLLALVQDEHVIKEAKQGETVECILDATPFYPEGGGQVGDQGALVGPSARIAVEDTTKLAKGWYLHKGRVIEGSVHVGDVLIATVQGQLRQNAARNHTATHLLHAALREILGPHVKQHGSLVAPNRLRFDFSHFKGLTPRNIEEIEGLVNEQIRQNLPVMVEEMGIQDALSRGALAFFGDKYGERVRVVEMGSFSQELCGGTHCVRTGDVGLFRILSEGGIAAGVRRIEALTGEGAVLQTQHQEAEWRELGAVLKAGPNEVVEKAKKLFGTLRETERELERTKQKLLDQQGAGQETLIRNIGGMPILIQRIDGLTIQELRIFSDKLRHKVPSGLLVLGSVKEGKVSLLVIVGKDQTHKIPAGKVAQHVAQLVGGSGGGRPDMAQAGGNQPEQLDAALQSVYDYVASQIGALTEE; translated from the coding sequence ATGATTGCAACATCACTTGAACTTCGACAGGCGTTTGTCAGCTATTTTTCGACCCGTGGGCACACCGTGGTTCCCAGCGGGCCGCTGATTCCACAAGCAGATCCTACTCTCTTGTTTACTAATGCGGGCATGAATCAATTTAAAGGCGTGTTCTTGGGCGAGGAATCTCGACCGTATAGCCGGGCCGTCTCCATTCAAAAATGTATGCGGGCCGGGGGTAAGCACAATGATTTGGAAAATGTGGGATTTACCCGCCGCCATCACACCTTTTTTGAAATGCTGGGCAATTTTTCCTTTGGAGATTATTTTAAAGAAGAGGCGATTGCGTTTGGGTGGGAGTTTCTCACTCAGATTGCCGGATTGCCGGCGGACCGAATGTGGGTGACGGTGTTTCGTGATGATCAGGAGGCCTATGACCTTTGGCACACACGAATGGGCATCTCAGAGAGTCGTCTTGTTCGTCTGGGTGAAAAGGATAATTTTTGGCAAATGGGGGAGACGGGTCCCTGTGGTCCTTGTAGCGAAATCCTCATTGATCAGGGAGAGGCATTCGGTTGTGGTCGACCGACATGCGCCGTTGGGTGTGACTGCGACCGATATCTCGAAATTTGGAATTTGGTGTTTATGCAATTTGATCGGGATCTGGCTGGTACTCTTCATCCTCTCCCGAAGCCCAGCATTGATACGGGGATGGGGTTGGAGCGGTTAGCTGCTGTGACTCAAGGAGTATCCTCAAATTATGATAGCGACGTGTTTCTTCCTATTTTGGAAAGAATAGGGAAAGCCACTAGCCAGGAGTATGGTGCTTCCTTGTCGGCTGATCGGTCGATGCGAGTCATTGCGGACCATCTGCGGGCGATGACATTTTTAATCACTGATGGCGTGTTGCCGTCGAATGAGGGGCGTGGCTATGTTTTGCGACGGATCATGCGTCGAGCCTCCCGGCATGGTCGATTATTGGGCATGGAGCGGGAATTTTTATATGACCTTGTGCCTTCCGTGGTTGATCGCATGGATTCGGTCTATCCGGACCTTCGTTCAATGAAAGATACGGTTTGCGAGATTGTCCAGGGTGAGGAAGCGCGCTTTATTGGAACGTTAGAACAGGCATTGCCTCTTCTTAATCAAATCCTGACGGAGGCGAAGCAAAAGGGGAGCCAAATCTTAGATGGGGAAGCGGTCTTTAAGTTGTATGATACGTACGGGTTCCCGCTTGATTTGGTGGAAGATGCTGCCCGGGAAGAAGGGCTAGCCATCGACCATGACGGTTATCAACAGGCACTAGAGGCGCAACGTGATCGAGCCAGGAAAACTGCGAGGTTTAGCCAGGGGGACTCTCGAAGCGCATTGGTGAGTGCTCTTGAACAGTTTCCTTTAACGCAATTTGTGGGTTATGCCCAACAGGAAGGCAGGGGGAGGCTCCTTGCTCTGGTGCAGGATGAGCATGTCATCAAGGAGGCTAAGCAAGGTGAGACGGTGGAGTGTATCTTGGATGCGACTCCATTTTATCCTGAAGGGGGTGGACAGGTCGGGGATCAAGGCGCGTTGGTGGGTCCGTCGGCAAGAATCGCCGTTGAGGATACCACTAAGCTGGCGAAGGGGTGGTATCTCCATAAGGGCCGTGTCATCGAAGGATCTGTCCATGTTGGCGATGTTCTCATCGCGACGGTACAGGGTCAATTGAGGCAGAATGCGGCGAGAAACCATACGGCGACTCATCTTCTTCATGCTGCCTTGCGGGAAATTTTAGGTCCCCATGTGAAGCAACATGGGTCTTTGGTAGCCCCAAATCGATTGCGGTTTGATTTTTCGCATTTTAAAGGATTGACTCCCAGAAATATTGAAGAAATCGAAGGACTGGTGAACGAACAAATCCGTCAAAACCTGCCTGTTATGGTTGAAGAAATGGGAATTCAGGATGCTCTGAGTCGTGGAGCGCTGGCTTTCTTTGGTGATAAGTATGGTGAGCGGGTTCGGGTCGTAGAAATGGGGTCTTTTAGTCAGGAATTATGCGGGGGAACGCATTGCGTTCGAACCGGAGATGTCGGCCTGTTTCGCATCCTGTCCGAAGGAGGAATTGCGGCAGGCGTCCGGCGCATAGAGGCACTCACAGGGGAAGGAGCGGTGCTTCAGACTCAGCATCAGGAAGCCGAATGGAGAGAATTGGGCGCTGTGTTGAAAGCCGGTCCAAATGAGGTCGTTGAAAAAGCCAAGAAACTCTTTGGAACTCTTCGTGAAACTGAGCGGGAACTAGAGCGCACGAAACAAAAATTGCTTGATCAGCAAGGTGCTGGTCAGGAAACCTTAATTCGGAATATCGGTGGGATGCCGATCCTTATCCAGCGGATTGATGGCCTGACTATTCAGGAATTGCGAATCTTTTCCGATAAGCTCCGCCACAAAGTGCCTTCTGGTCTTTTGGTTCTGGGATCGGTTAAAGAGGGAAAGGTTTCGTTGTTGGTCATTGTGGGCAAAGACCAGACTCACAAAATTCCTGCGGGGAAAGTGGCTCAACATGTGGCTCAACTCGTTGGAGGTTCTGGTGGCGGCCGACCGGATATGGCTCAGGCGGGTGGAAATCAACCCGAACAGTTGGATGCGGCGTTGCAGAGCGTCTATGACTATGTTGCCTCACAGATAGGTGCCTTGACGGAGGAGTAA
- the mltG gene encoding endolytic transglycosylase MltG: MILVRRRIISLLSGVVLVMVGFMWLNQPVGGPAQPVLVEIPPGTPFTQVSDILDQHHLIKSGWFFTFLGRVQRVDRNIIPGEYELDAGMQPTELLNKLVKGKVYQYAITIPEGFTVAQIADILDYKRLALKQDIFRLSRDPVFIQSLNVHAPTLEGYLFPDTYHFSRFTPPETIIRTFVNRFHDVLTPELKARTTAMGMTLQEVLTLASVVEKETGLAAERPLVSGVFHNRLRLGIPLQSDPTVIYALESFDGNIRKTDLSVDSPYNTYRVRGLPPGPIANPGLAAIHAALYPTQTDFVYFVSRNDGSHQFSVTLADHNKAVDIYQRRLIGKRAS; this comes from the coding sequence GTGATCCTTGTTCGCCGGAGAATAATAAGCCTCTTATCGGGTGTAGTTCTGGTCATGGTTGGTTTTATGTGGCTGAATCAACCCGTTGGTGGACCAGCTCAGCCAGTTCTCGTCGAAATCCCACCGGGTACTCCATTTACACAGGTTTCCGACATTCTCGATCAACATCACCTTATTAAATCAGGATGGTTTTTCACTTTTTTGGGGCGAGTGCAACGGGTTGATCGAAATATTATTCCTGGCGAATATGAACTGGATGCGGGAATGCAACCAACTGAATTACTGAATAAGCTTGTGAAAGGTAAAGTGTATCAATATGCCATCACTATTCCCGAAGGGTTTACCGTGGCACAAATTGCGGACATCCTTGATTACAAACGTCTTGCTTTGAAGCAGGATATTTTTCGATTAAGTCGTGACCCGGTATTTATTCAAAGTCTGAATGTTCATGCGCCAACCCTGGAGGGCTATCTCTTTCCTGATACCTATCATTTTTCTCGCTTTACTCCACCAGAGACGATCATTCGAACATTTGTGAACCGGTTTCATGATGTTCTGACTCCAGAACTCAAAGCTCGGACAACGGCCATGGGGATGACCCTTCAGGAGGTGTTGACACTAGCCTCCGTGGTGGAAAAGGAAACGGGGCTGGCAGCCGAACGACCATTGGTTTCCGGGGTATTTCATAATCGCCTCCGGCTAGGTATTCCTTTACAGAGCGATCCCACCGTTATCTACGCTCTCGAATCATTTGATGGAAATATTCGGAAGACCGATTTGTCGGTCGATAGTCCCTACAACACCTACAGGGTACGCGGCCTTCCTCCTGGACCCATTGCCAATCCGGGTTTGGCGGCCATTCATGCGGCGCTCTATCCGACTCAGACTGATTTTGTGTATTTTGTGTCAAGGAACGATGGGAGTCATCAATTTTCTGTCACGTTAGCGGACCATAATAAAGCGGTGGATATCTATCAACGACGATTGATCGGTAAGCGTGCATCGTAA
- a CDS encoding RidA family protein, producing MGIHETLSRLGLTLPEAPCPVGSYVPARQAGDLIFVSGVLPFRDGKIEQPGKLGRELTVKEGAAAAQLAMLNGLAILQEMMGDFSCLNQVVRLTGHVASVEGFVDQPTVINGASDLLVKLFGDTGRHARLALGAFELPLHAPIELELIVQVFPPKAGP from the coding sequence ATGGGTATTCATGAAACATTGAGCCGACTAGGATTAACGCTTCCAGAAGCCCCTTGTCCTGTCGGGTCATATGTCCCGGCTCGTCAGGCAGGAGATTTAATCTTTGTGAGTGGTGTGCTGCCTTTCCGTGACGGGAAAATTGAACAACCTGGAAAACTAGGGCGGGAATTGACGGTCAAGGAAGGGGCTGCCGCCGCTCAATTAGCCATGCTAAATGGCTTGGCCATTCTCCAGGAGATGATGGGAGATTTTTCGTGTCTCAATCAGGTGGTTCGTCTCACGGGGCATGTGGCGTCTGTTGAAGGTTTTGTAGATCAGCCTACGGTGATTAATGGGGCTTCGGATTTGTTAGTCAAACTGTTTGGAGATACCGGGCGTCATGCCAGATTGGCCCTTGGGGCTTTCGAATTACCTCTTCATGCTCCAATTGAACTTGAATTGATCGTTCAAGTGTTTCCCCCAAAAGCCGGTCCTTAA
- a CDS encoding IPT/TIG domain-containing protein, translated as MKRVRSLMSVALGFLLFSSIAHAEMFPSDGPPGTTVTISGEGFGEFRNTQANRVEFQGVSALIQSWEPDFILVKVPLQARSGPVMVINGSAKREAGIFSVTDVRISSLNPSQAEAGSLLTIVGEHFGNTAGSRDPNTMFGVNQVIINGIRAEVRRWRPTKIEVLIPANAKTGDVEVRLASSDPLPDGSCCAPVEYAVSNAVHLTVIPPIAFDPTEGPIGSKVVLSGQGFGESRPEDGRIFFGGKPAIIAQWSDRTIVAHVPLNAQSGFLMLQREGKEREIGTFTVLESQVSGMNPAQGPIGTLVTIKGKNFGLYSEAGSTAYAFDFLSGGNGVEIGGVPAVIHRWLDDQIDVWVPYSAKSGPVIVKRGGAIPKTDGTCCEQQEIVTLKAGTFTVVQPEIHSYSPKEAGLDEVVTITGKGFGEFLKISEATRLSLNQYAHDWKIYELGQDVSRSEVLVNGVATHIETWTDTEITIRVPRRPSYGFGNPKGFEADLSKGELILKRGSWDMLDSGECCTPKKYISIVAGPFTILQRGLPNKGYWNEKNGERSND; from the coding sequence ATGAAACGAGTTCGAAGTCTCATGAGCGTCGCTTTAGGTTTTCTTCTTTTTTCATCCATAGCCCATGCTGAAATGTTCCCTTCCGATGGTCCTCCCGGCACAACAGTGACGATTAGTGGGGAAGGATTTGGAGAATTCCGAAATACTCAGGCTAACCGAGTAGAATTTCAGGGTGTCTCGGCGCTCATTCAATCCTGGGAACCTGATTTTATTCTGGTCAAGGTTCCTTTGCAGGCTCGTTCCGGCCCGGTGATGGTTATAAACGGTTCAGCGAAACGGGAAGCCGGAATTTTTTCCGTCACCGATGTTCGTATTTCCAGCTTGAATCCTTCACAAGCCGAAGCGGGTTCCTTGCTCACGATTGTTGGTGAACACTTCGGCAACACTGCCGGATCTCGTGATCCCAATACCATGTTCGGGGTCAATCAAGTGATAATCAATGGGATTCGCGCAGAGGTTCGACGGTGGCGTCCTACCAAAATTGAAGTTCTCATTCCGGCCAATGCTAAGACTGGAGATGTAGAAGTGCGTTTGGCCTCAAGCGACCCATTACCGGATGGTTCGTGCTGTGCTCCTGTCGAGTATGCGGTCAGTAATGCCGTCCATTTGACGGTGATTCCTCCTATTGCCTTTGATCCTACTGAGGGTCCGATCGGGAGTAAGGTCGTATTGTCCGGTCAGGGATTTGGGGAAAGCCGCCCTGAAGATGGACGAATATTTTTTGGGGGAAAGCCTGCGATCATTGCGCAATGGTCTGATCGAACCATCGTGGCTCATGTGCCGTTAAATGCTCAATCAGGTTTCCTGATGCTTCAACGGGAAGGAAAGGAGCGAGAGATTGGAACTTTTACCGTATTGGAGAGTCAGGTATCAGGGATGAATCCTGCTCAAGGACCAATTGGGACGCTTGTGACGATAAAGGGAAAAAATTTTGGATTATATTCAGAAGCCGGCAGCACTGCCTATGCCTTTGATTTCCTTTCCGGGGGCAATGGGGTGGAAATTGGGGGAGTGCCTGCTGTCATTCACCGATGGCTTGATGACCAAATCGATGTCTGGGTGCCCTACAGCGCGAAAAGTGGACCGGTGATTGTAAAGCGCGGAGGAGCCATCCCTAAAACTGATGGCACCTGTTGCGAACAACAAGAGATTGTGACGCTAAAAGCCGGAACTTTTACCGTTGTTCAGCCGGAAATTCATTCCTACTCTCCGAAAGAGGCCGGTTTGGATGAGGTCGTGACTATTACGGGCAAAGGATTCGGTGAATTCCTTAAAATTTCAGAAGCGACTCGCTTATCGCTCAACCAGTATGCTCATGACTGGAAAATCTACGAGCTAGGGCAAGATGTGTCTCGTAGTGAGGTATTGGTGAATGGAGTTGCCACGCACATCGAGACTTGGACCGATACCGAGATCACGATCCGTGTCCCTCGCCGTCCGTCCTATGGTTTTGGAAATCCAAAAGGTTTTGAGGCTGATCTGAGCAAAGGAGAACTGATTCTTAAACGGGGGTCATGGGATATGCTGGATTCCGGAGAATGTTGTACACCTAAAAAGTATATTTCGATCGTTGCGGGGCCATTTACGATTTTGCAAAGAGGCCTTCCTAACAAGGGTTATTGGAATGAAAAAAATGGCGAACGCAGTAATGACTAA
- a CDS encoding YCF48-related protein: MKSLCALGVFASLGFFVNLQPAFPQSPPSALSLQSSPTKVTYLGVHFLTASKGWVVGAGGTVLHTDDGGASWKSNPRRTNALLTAVTFADAMHGWILGQNGTVLHTVDGGKQWIPQDSGTNGTLYAADFLTTDHGWVVGSRGVILHTEDGGESWADQVSGTTADLFGVHFLNEKRGWAVGALGVILATTDGGKSWGLQSTNNPATFFDIVFTDNVSGWAVGTQGAIFQTLNGGEVWVDHTRPCGSPCIKPADLVNIQFLNSLVGRIVGERGTILETQDAGFTWQEIEPLNSETLYAQSFPDLSHGFAVGDHGTIIHFETASPRP; encoded by the coding sequence GTGAAAAGCCTGTGTGCGTTGGGAGTTTTTGCAAGTTTAGGCTTTTTTGTAAATCTTCAGCCAGCCTTTCCTCAATCGCCTCCCTCTGCTCTTTCCCTGCAATCAAGTCCTACCAAGGTGACGTATCTTGGTGTGCATTTCCTGACCGCTAGTAAGGGATGGGTTGTTGGAGCAGGTGGGACCGTACTCCATACCGATGATGGCGGAGCCTCATGGAAGTCGAACCCACGCCGGACTAACGCCTTATTGACTGCGGTGACCTTTGCGGATGCGATGCACGGATGGATTCTTGGACAAAACGGAACAGTGTTGCATACTGTCGACGGTGGAAAACAGTGGATTCCACAAGATAGTGGGACAAATGGAACTCTTTACGCGGCTGATTTTCTCACAACCGATCATGGGTGGGTGGTTGGTTCCCGTGGGGTAATTCTGCACACGGAAGACGGGGGAGAGAGCTGGGCCGATCAAGTCAGTGGTACGACGGCAGATCTCTTCGGCGTCCATTTTCTGAATGAAAAACGGGGGTGGGCCGTGGGTGCTCTTGGTGTCATATTGGCCACTACTGATGGGGGAAAGAGTTGGGGGCTCCAATCCACCAATAATCCCGCAACATTCTTTGATATTGTGTTTACGGATAATGTGTCGGGATGGGCTGTTGGGACGCAGGGAGCCATCTTCCAAACGTTGAATGGTGGGGAGGTATGGGTGGATCACACTCGACCCTGTGGAAGTCCATGCATTAAGCCCGCTGATTTGGTCAATATACAGTTTTTGAATTCACTGGTTGGTCGAATTGTTGGTGAGCGTGGGACAATCTTGGAGACTCAAGACGCTGGATTTACCTGGCAGGAAATTGAGCCACTAAACTCTGAAACCCTATATGCTCAATCATTTCCTGATCTTTCTCATGGTTTTGCCGTGGGAGACCATGGGACAATAATTCATTTTGAAACCGCGTCACCACGACCCTAA